One Microtus pennsylvanicus isolate mMicPen1 chromosome 3, mMicPen1.hap1, whole genome shotgun sequence DNA window includes the following coding sequences:
- the Iqcf1 gene encoding IQ domain-containing protein F1, with protein MDEKQSKPEDLKEPTGHVPQEKQPDDLSSDTKKAKPQKKQDLSDKTSVIKIQAWWRGTLVRRALLHAALRAWVIQGWWRLILTKMMEKKRQSVLDAFQREQWAVVRVQSWIRMWQVRRRYCQVLRAVRIIQSHWRCHICASRGVIKGHYRITASQMHLELEILLGSGPCIVSECIPLPIKQ; from the exons ATG GATGAAAAACAGTCAAAGCCTGAAGACCTTAAAGAACCTACTGGCCATGTTCCTCAGGAGAAGCAGCCAGATGATCTATCCTCAGACACGAAGAAGGCAAAG CCCCAGAAAAAACAGGATCTCTCTGACAAGACCTCAGTTATAAAGATCCAAGCGTGGTGGCGTGGCACACTGGTCCGTCGGGCGCTGCTGCACGCAGCCCTCAGGGCCTGGGTCATCCAGGGCTGGTGGCGGCTGATCCTGACGAAGATGATGGAGAAGAAGCGTCAGTCGGTACTGGATGCCTTCCAACGGGAGCAGTGGGCAGTGGTCAGGGTGCAGTCCTGGATCCGCATGTGGCAAGTCCGCAGGCGGTACTGCCAGGTGCTTAGGGCTGTCCGAATCATCCAGTCTCACTGGAGGTGCCACATCTGCGCTTCACGGGGTGTCATCAAGGGCCACTACCGAATTACGGCCAGCCAGATGCATCTTGAGCTGGAGATCTTACTGGGCTCGGGGCCTTGTATCGTGTCCGAGTGTATTCCCCTCCCAATAAAGCAGTGA
- the Rrp9 gene encoding U3 small nucleolar RNA-interacting protein 2 → MIMSTAVATRKRAKPGPGPGAAVGAGKRRRKVDSAGDRGKSKGGGKMNEEISSDSETESLAPRKTEEEEEEELEETAQEKKLRLAKLYLEQLRQQEEEKAEAREFEEDQVAGRLKEDVLEQRGRLQKSVAKEIQAPAPTDIRVLRGHQLSITCLVITPDDLAIFSAAKDCTIIKWSVETGRKLHVIPRAKKGTQGQPSGHSSHILCMAISSDGKYLASGDRSKLILIWEAQSCQHLYTFTGHRDAVSGLAFRRGTHQLYSTSHDRSVKVWNAAENSYVETLFGHQDAVAALDALSRECCVTAGGRDGTVRVWKIPEESQLVFYGHQGSIDCIHLINEEHMVSGADDGSVALWGLSKKRPLALQREAHGLHGEPGLEQPYWVSSVTALLNTDLVATGSHNACVRLWQCGEGFRQLDPLCDIPLVGFINSLKFSSAGDFLVAGVGQEHRLGRWWRIKEARNSVCIIPLRRVPAAPVAGS, encoded by the exons ATGATCATGTCCACTGCCGTGGCAACTCGCAAGCGGGCAAAGCCGGGCCCCGGACCCGGGGCCGCTGTGGGGGCCGGCAAGCGGCGGCGAAAG GTCGACTCTGCTGGGGACAGAGGCAAATCCAAGGGTGGCGGCAAGATGAATGAAGAAATTTCCAGTGATTCTGAGACTGAGAG TTTGGCTCcaaggaaaacagaggaagaggaggaggaggagctagaggagACTGCGCAGGAGAAGAAGCTACGTTTGGCCAAACTCTACCTTGAGCAGCTTAGGCAGCAAG AGGAGGAGAAGGCTGAAGCTCGTGAATTTGAGGAGGATCAGGTGGCGGGACGCTTAAAAGAAGACGTG CTCGAGCAGAGAGGCAGGTTACAGAAGTCGGTGGCAAAGGAG ATCCAGGCCCCGGCTCCCACCGACATTCGAGTTTTACGGGGCCACCAGCTCTCCATCACGTGCTTGGTTATCACTCCTGATGACCTGGCCATCTTCTCCGCCGCCAAAGACTGCACCATCATTAAGT GGAGTGTAGAGACTGGGCGGAAACTGCATGTAATTCCTCGAGCCAAGAAGGGTACCCAGGGGCAGCCTTCAGGCCACAGCAGCCACATCCTCTGCATGGCCATCTCCTCTGATGGCAAGTACCTT GCCTCTGGTGACCGAAGTAAACTCATTCTAATTTGGGAGGCCCAGAGCTGCCAGCACCTGTACACCTTCACGGGACACCGGGATGCTGTGTCG GGACTGGCCTTCCGAAGAGGTACCCACCAGCTCTACAGCACTTCCCACGACCGCTCAGTGAAGGTGTGGAACGCAGCCGAGAACTCCTATGTGGAGACCCT ctTTGGGCACCAGGATGCTGTGGCCGCATTGGATGCCCTGAGCCGAGAGTGCTGTGTGACAGCTGGGGGCCGGGATGGGACTGTGCGTGTGTGGAAGATCCCAGAGGAATCCCAGCTTGTCTTCTATGGCCACCA GGGCTCCATTGACTGTATCCATCTGATCAATGAGGAGCACATGGTGTCCGGTGCAGATGATGG CTCCGTGGCCTTGTGGGGCCTCTCCAAGAAACGGCCACTTGCCCTCCAGCGGGAAGCTCACGGACTGCATGGGGAGCCAGGCCTGGAGCAGCCCTACTGGGTGTCATCGGTGACGGCCCTGCTTAATACAGACCTTGTGGCCACAG GCTCCCACAATGCCTGTGTGCGGCTTTGGCAGTGTGGAGAGGGCTTCCGACAACTTGACCCTCTTTGTGACATCCCCCTG GTTGGTTTTATCAACAGCCTCaagttctccagtgctggggacttCTTGGTGGCTGGAGTGGGCCAGGAGCACAG GCTTGGCCGGTGGTGGAGGATCAAAGAGGCTCGGAATTCAGTCTGCATCATCCCTCTGCGCAGAGTCCCTGCGGCCCCTGTTGCTGGCTCCTGA